The sequence below is a genomic window from Fluoribacter dumoffii NY 23.
GAATCTGCAACAACAGATTGTCAGTGTTGGCGCGAGCACGAATCCCAGACAATATACTTTAACCCTAACTGTACTATTCGAAGTAAAAACACGCGCAGGTCAGGTTATCGAGGTCCCTGGGCAAATAAGTATCTCTCGTGAACTTACAATGAATAATGATAGAATACTGGGTTCTAAAGATGAAGAAAGTATTTTAATTGGAGAAATGAAGCAAGATGCAGTCACGCAGATTATTTATCGACTTGGACATTTGCCCCCTCCTCCACCAGATAAGAAAAGGTAGCTTGGAGAGAATACCTGTACCTTAGGTTCTGGGTAATCCCTTCCAGCTTACGTAAAATTGCTTAAGCTAACGTTATCATGCAAATCAAACAACAATTTCTTGCTCAGCAAGTAGAAAAAAAAATTGCAGCCCTCTACATGATTATTGGACAAGATAATTACTTGCTTGAGGACTCTTTGACTACAATAAAATCGGCAATTAAAAAACATCATAATTATGACGAAAAAATCCTATCTATCCAGTCAGCAGAAGACTGGAATGTAGTAAAAGAAGAAGCAAACAGTTATTCCTTATTTTCAGAAACCGTGCTCATAAATATTTTTTATGATAAAAAAACAATAGACGCCAATGGAAAAAAGATTTTAACAGAATATTTAAATTCGATTAATCCGCGATGTTTTATTGTTATTAGAGCCCCCAATGTTCCTGCGAAGCAATTACAATGGTTATCATCTCATGAACATGCTGTGCTGACACTGGTCTACTCCCTTAGTACGGATGCCCTCAAAGCCTGGATAACCACACAATTAAGGAAAAAGTCGCTGAATTTTAACCCTCAAATTCCCGATCTGATTCATCGATATACCCAGGGAAATATGTTGGCTTGTGCTCAGGTTATTGAAAAAATTTCTTTATCTTGTGCCCCCAACTGCAATTTAGAAATACATCAGGTTTTAGAACACTTATCCGATCAATGCGATCATGATCTTTTTGAGTTAGTTGATGCCTGTCTTCTTGGCCAAAGTGATAAAGCAATTCAGGTTTTACGCCATGCCGCAAATAACAAGACGGAGGTCACTTTAGTTTTATGGATCCTCAGTCAAGAAATAAGACTCATCATGCAGTTGTCTTTTTTAATGGAACAAAAAGTTGACTTTCAAACTGCCTGCAGTCAATTAAAAATTTGGGCACAACGCGTTAATCTTTATAAAACATGCTGTAATCGCCTTAATAAAAGCATCCTCCAGCAACTCCATCGATACTGTTATTCTATTGATGAATGCATTAAATCTAACCGTAACACCCAGGTATGGAACTCGCTGGAAAATGCTGCTTTATCTCTCTGCACAGGAAAGTTAATAGGTGACGCATGCACAGTATAGCTATTTTTGGGGGAGCTTTTGATCCAGTACACAATGGCCATCTGCAAGCCAGTATAACAATTCAAAATCATTTTAAATTTGATTCTTATATTTTTCTGCCTTGTAAAACACCAACCATAAAACCTCCTACTCTCGCCAGTAATGATCAAAGAATAGAGATGCTCAAACGGGCGATAAATAACCTGTCTGATTTCAAACTTGATTTACGTGAAATAGAACGGGATACCCCTTCCTACATGGTTGAAACCCTGAATAGTTTTAGAGAAGAATACCCTGACTCATCAATCACTTTAATTATCGGCTATGACGCTTTTCTCTCATTACCTAATTGGTATCAATGGGAGAAAATTATCACTCTGGCTAATTTATTGGTAATTAACCGATCCGAATTTGCAAAACACCCTGTTTCAGAAATTGTAAAAAATTTTTTGCAAAAGCATAAAATTAATGACAAAGACGAACTGTTAACTACTCAATCGGGAAAGGTGTTTTTATTTGATGCAGGTAATTATGAAATTTCTTCCACGGCGCTTCGTGAGGACATAAAAAAGGGAGCCAATGTGAATAACAGGCTCCCTTGTAAAGTCTATGAATACATCAAGTCTCAGGGATTATATCGATAAGCTTGAATGATTCATTAACTGAAACTGACTGCTTGGCTTTATTAATAAGTCCTGGCAAGTACCCTGAAACCCAGTTTATCACCGGTAAAAGCTGGTTATAGACTCTTGAGGTTTGAACATATTGTTGATATGGCAATGAGGTCATGCTAAGCACTGCGAAAACAAGCGAAAGAATAAGCACCCCGCGGGCAAACCCAAAAAACCCCCCCAATACTTTATCCATTGCTCCCAGACCACTGCCCCGTAAAAAGAGGCCAAGTATTGCATTAGCGATACCTCCGGTAATTAAAACCCCAAGAACAATAACCACAAAGCCGGCAAGGGTACGAAGGGATTGATCCTGAATATAAGGTTGCAAATAAGGATTAAGCGCATTTGAGTAGTTGTATCCAGCCCAAATAGCCAAGATCCATATTCCCAAGGCGATAAATTCTTTAATAAATCCTCTCAGGAGACCTGTAATAGTGGATAAACCAATTACTATGAATAAGATAATATCAATCCATTGTGCTTGCATTAGCTAACTCCGGTATTGACCACAAAACCATTTAACTGCATGGCGCTTGCTAATTGATTTTTTAATTTCATCACATCACTTCTAACAGGTGAGTGTCCAGCATAGACCTTATAAATTGCCCCCTGTTTTCCAGCTATTCTTATATAATTCGCTTTATATCCCTTCTTGTGTAATTTACTGACCAAAGCCTGGGCATTTTCCAATTTCGAAAATGAAGCCAGTTGAACAGCATAAATACCTTTTTTATTCAAAACAGGTGCAGGATTGGCTTTTGGCTTTACCGCAACTGCAAGCGGTTTTCTGACGGGTTTCGCTTTTAACTGGGCGACAGGGCGAACCGCTTGAACAGCAGGAGTCTTGAGTTGCTTTTTAACCACATTATTTGCAGCATTACTTAATGCCAATTCAATTGGTTTAGCTATAGACTCAGTTTGAGCCGCAGGCTCAATTCGGGTGGCAGGAACAGCAGCATTTTTAGCTACCTGAACAGATTGAATAAAATCTTCTTTAGCAAGTTCGGTAGTTTTTTGATTCAAAGCAGGAGTTTCTATCCTCGCTACTTTAATCGTTTTAAACATTTCCTCTTCATTGGTTACCACTACATTAGGTGTTTTGGGTTTGGGAGGTAACTGTACATGGACACTAAAATTATTTTCCAGACGTTGGCTGGATTTTTTCATCATTGCCGGCAAAAAAATTGCGCCTAATGATAAAACAACAGCCACACCAACTAAATGGTGTTTTAGCTTCTCATCAATTACTAATTTCATTGAATCTCCTATTAGCCATAACATGGCTCACAGTAAAAAAAGACCCGTAAACAACAATTAAGTCACCAGGTTTAGCTTGTTTCAATGCAGTTTCAAAAGCTATAAGTGGATTAGTATAACAAATTTCCACGGGAATTTCTGCATCCCTAAAAATCGCCAGCAACATATCGGCGCTGGCGGCTCGTTTGTTATCCAATTGTGCAAGATACCATCTATCAACGCAATCCTTTAGTGGCATAATTAAATTAAAAATATCTTTATCCTTTAAAGCTGAAAAGACAGCATGAATTTTCGATTTTTTGAATTTAAATAACGTATCTGCCAGTAGTTTTACTGATTGGGCATTATGCGACACATCAAATAAAGTACTCACACTACCCTTCTGCAATTGCAAACGCCCAGGAATAAAAATAGTTTTCATGGCCATTTGAAAATGCGCATGCGCTACCGGTAANNNNNNNNNNNNNNNNNNNNNCAGCAGCCGATTTCAATTGTATAGAAGG
It includes:
- the holA gene encoding DNA polymerase III subunit delta, with the translated sequence MQIKQQFLAQQVEKKIAALYMIIGQDNYLLEDSLTTIKSAIKKHHNYDEKILSIQSAEDWNVVKEEANSYSLFSETVLINIFYDKKTIDANGKKILTEYLNSINPRCFIVIRAPNVPAKQLQWLSSHEHAVLTLVYSLSTDALKAWITTQLRKKSLNFNPQIPDLIHRYTQGNMLACAQVIEKISLSCAPNCNLEIHQVLEHLSDQCDHDLFELVDACLLGQSDKAIQVLRHAANNKTEVTLVLWILSQEIRLIMQLSFLMEQKVDFQTACSQLKIWAQRVNLYKTCCNRLNKSILQQLHRYCYSIDECIKSNRNTQVWNSLENAALSLCTGKLIGDACTV
- the nadD gene encoding nicotinate-nucleotide adenylyltransferase codes for the protein MHSIAIFGGAFDPVHNGHLQASITIQNHFKFDSYIFLPCKTPTIKPPTLASNDQRIEMLKRAINNLSDFKLDLREIERDTPSYMVETLNSFREEYPDSSITLIIGYDAFLSLPNWYQWEKIITLANLLVINRSEFAKHPVSEIVKNFLQKHKINDKDELLTTQSGKVFLFDAGNYEISSTALREDIKKGANVNNRLPCKVYEYIKSQGLYR
- a CDS encoding CvpA family protein — encoded protein: MQAQWIDIILFIVIGLSTITGLLRGFIKEFIALGIWILAIWAGYNYSNALNPYLQPYIQDQSLRTLAGFVVIVLGVLITGGIANAILGLFLRGSGLGAMDKVLGGFFGFARGVLILSLVFAVLSMTSLPYQQYVQTSRVYNQLLPVINWVSGYLPGLINKAKQSVSVNESFKLIDIIPET
- a CDS encoding SPOR domain-containing protein yields the protein MKLVIDEKLKHHLVGVAVVLSLGAIFLPAMMKKSSQRLENNFSVHVQLPPKPKTPNVVVTNEEEMFKTIKVARIETPALNQKTTELAKEDFIQSVQVAKNAAVPATRIEPAAQTESIAKPIELALSNAANNVVKKQLKTPAVQAVRPVAQLKAKPVRKPLAVAVKPKANPAPVLNKKGIYAVQLASFSKLENAQALVSKLHKKGYKANYIRIAGKQGAIYKVYAGHSPVRSDVMKLKNQLASAMQLNGFVVNTGVS
- a CDS encoding glutamate ligase domain-containing protein; the protein is LPVAHAHFQMAMKTIFIPGRLQLQKGSVSTLFDVSHNAQSVKLLADTLFKFKKSKIHAVFSALKDKDIFNLIMPLKDCVDRWYLAQLDNKRAASADMLLAIFRDAEIPVEICYTNPLIAFETALKQAKPGDLIVVYGSFFTVSHVMANRRFNEISN